Proteins encoded within one genomic window of Kibdelosporangium phytohabitans:
- a CDS encoding ParB/RepB/Spo0J family partition protein, translating to MSEGHNREAADAAVSSRVGKFDARVAAMPLVTLPIDSLNPADSPRLSGIDSTRAHAMAESGTDLPPIVVHRQTMRVIDGAHRLRAAQLRGADRIQARLFDGTADAAFVLAVEANVVHGLPLSPEDREAAVVRIVFSHPQWSDRVVAARTGLSDKTIAAIRRRRSADLPKLNSRVGRDGRIRPLSSAQGRRSAGELMTANPHASLREVAKAAGISLGTAVDVRRRILRGEDPVPPKQRATPGIAGDAIPVSSTVDEMAGRDHAATLQALRSDPSLRLTEAGRTLLRCLNLHMVDQDQWSRMVDGVPSHCAEGVADLAAACAAAWQQFADQVRRRGNAPV from the coding sequence GTGTCCGAAGGACACAACCGGGAGGCCGCTGATGCCGCGGTCTCGTCTCGCGTCGGGAAGTTCGACGCTCGCGTGGCGGCCATGCCGTTGGTGACGCTGCCGATCGACTCGTTGAACCCCGCGGACTCGCCCAGGCTCAGCGGGATCGACTCCACCCGCGCGCACGCGATGGCCGAGTCCGGCACGGATCTGCCGCCGATCGTGGTGCACCGCCAGACGATGCGGGTCATCGACGGCGCGCACCGGTTGCGCGCGGCCCAGCTGCGCGGTGCCGACCGGATCCAGGCCCGGCTGTTCGACGGGACGGCGGACGCAGCGTTCGTCCTCGCTGTCGAGGCCAACGTGGTCCACGGCCTGCCGTTGTCGCCGGAGGACAGGGAAGCCGCCGTCGTCCGCATCGTGTTCTCCCATCCACAGTGGTCCGATCGGGTCGTCGCGGCGCGAACCGGGCTTTCGGACAAGACGATCGCGGCCATCCGGCGGCGGCGCAGCGCCGACCTCCCGAAGCTCAACAGCAGGGTGGGCCGGGACGGCCGGATCCGCCCGCTCAGCAGCGCACAGGGAAGGCGGAGCGCGGGCGAGCTCATGACCGCCAACCCGCACGCCTCCCTGCGCGAGGTCGCCAAGGCCGCCGGGATCTCACTGGGCACGGCGGTCGACGTCCGCAGGCGAATCCTGCGCGGTGAAGACCCCGTGCCGCCCAAACAACGCGCCACACCGGGGATCGCGGGCGACGCCATCCCCGTTTCATCCACAGTGGACGAAATGGCTGGACGTGACCACGCGGCCACCCTGCAGGCCTTGCGTTCGGATCCCTCGCTGCGGTTGACTGAGGCGGGGCGAACCTTGTTGCGCTGCTTGAACTTGCACATGGTCGACCAGGACCAGTGGTCCCGGATGGTCGATGGCGTTCCGTCGCACTGCGCCGAAGGCGTCGCTGACTTGGCTGCCGCGTGTGCCGCCGCGTGGCAGCAGTTCGCGGATCAGGTCCGGCGTCGCGGCAACGCGCCCGTCTGA
- a CDS encoding acyl-CoA dehydrogenase family protein: protein MSADVSRGRADAQIDWLRQYAATRINSRLIDERRCIPPYVALDFANEGLFGLLIEERFGGQAMHMADIARVLEQLAAVDLGLATWVLTSVFPGTRPVAQWATEEFKQEWLPQLAAGRVYGAYAQTEPDAGSDFTSIGTTATPARGGGWRVTGHKHWIGNGSWAGVVSVISQLADPDGGSGGIGAFAIPMSAGGIRPGAEHLSMGLRGMVQTGLHLDGVPVNAVNVLGEEGQGAVVAVDSMTMTRFAIAAASLGAIKRVLRLAHRFGTRRKVAGGTLAGHGNVLATLGELAACAQAGEAIVYWLAAQLDDGHPVEMEPMVAAKVLLTEWLGRAVDSLVQLYGGRGYDEENLAAQLYRDARVYRIFEGASEALVDFLGARVTTQGERVGDLLRDAGAADVGDRLGVAVAELKARPASPLGDHAAKDARKALAGKAFTWAFAVAAVRARGGGQQWALEFVEQRFEQALAACGTELTIASPEELEHIVAGYADRIGDVEQSLPGARIGLDSLLRVRAHQG, encoded by the coding sequence GTGAGCGCAGACGTCAGCCGCGGTCGGGCCGATGCCCAGATCGACTGGTTGCGCCAGTATGCGGCGACGCGCATCAATTCGAGGCTCATCGACGAGCGCCGGTGCATCCCGCCGTACGTGGCGTTGGACTTCGCCAACGAAGGGCTTTTCGGCCTGCTCATCGAGGAGCGGTTCGGCGGCCAGGCGATGCACATGGCCGACATCGCTCGGGTGCTCGAGCAACTCGCCGCGGTGGACCTCGGTCTGGCGACGTGGGTGCTGACTTCCGTCTTCCCGGGTACACGCCCTGTGGCGCAGTGGGCAACCGAGGAGTTCAAGCAGGAGTGGTTGCCCCAGCTGGCCGCGGGACGGGTGTACGGCGCGTACGCGCAGACTGAACCCGACGCCGGCAGCGACTTCACCAGCATCGGGACCACCGCGACCCCTGCCCGCGGTGGCGGATGGCGGGTGACGGGGCACAAACACTGGATCGGCAACGGCAGCTGGGCCGGTGTCGTGTCGGTGATCAGCCAGCTGGCTGATCCCGACGGCGGGTCCGGCGGCATCGGCGCGTTCGCGATACCGATGTCCGCCGGGGGCATCCGGCCGGGTGCCGAACACCTGTCGATGGGGCTGCGCGGCATGGTGCAGACCGGGTTGCACCTCGACGGTGTCCCTGTCAACGCCGTGAACGTCCTCGGAGAGGAGGGCCAGGGCGCGGTTGTCGCGGTCGACTCGATGACGATGACGCGGTTCGCGATCGCTGCCGCGTCACTCGGCGCCATCAAACGCGTGCTGCGACTGGCCCACCGGTTCGGAACACGGCGCAAGGTCGCTGGTGGCACGCTCGCAGGTCACGGCAACGTCCTGGCCACGCTCGGCGAGCTCGCGGCGTGCGCGCAGGCCGGTGAGGCGATCGTCTACTGGCTCGCCGCCCAACTCGACGACGGCCACCCGGTGGAGATGGAACCGATGGTGGCCGCCAAGGTCCTGCTGACCGAGTGGCTCGGCCGTGCGGTCGACAGCCTGGTCCAGCTCTACGGCGGCCGCGGGTACGACGAGGAGAACCTGGCCGCGCAGCTCTACCGGGACGCCCGCGTCTACCGGATCTTCGAAGGCGCGTCGGAGGCACTGGTGGACTTCCTCGGAGCGCGGGTGACGACCCAGGGCGAACGCGTCGGTGATCTGCTGCGGGACGCGGGCGCGGCGGACGTCGGTGACCGCCTGGGTGTCGCAGTGGCCGAGCTGAAGGCGCGACCAGCTTCCCCGCTCGGCGACCACGCGGCGAAGGACGCCCGCAAAGCGCTGGCAGGAAAAGCCTTCACGTGGGCTTTCGCGGTGGCTGCGGTCCGTGCGCGCGGCGGCGGGCAGCAGTGGGCGCTGGAGTTCGTCGAGCAGCGTTTCGAGCAGGCGCTGGCTGCCTGCGGGACCGAGCTGACGATCGCTTCGCCGGAGGAGCTGGAGCACATCGTCGCCGGATACGCGGATCGCATCGGCGACGTCGAACAGAGCCTGCCGGGCGCGCGGATCGGGCTCGACTCATTGCTGCGGGTGCGCGCACACCAGGGATGA
- a CDS encoding ATP-binding protein, whose product MIFGRSVQQARIDSLLAAARNGTGGALVIRGEAGIGKTALVDHAAAGSAGLRVLRGVGIESEVEVPFAGLHLLLHPYLEHVDALPGPQGTALRAAFGLVGAGTVERFLIGAATLSLLSELAGGGPLVCLIDDAQWFDRASADALLFAARRLRQEPVAMLFAVRDGTGRFPAEGIDTVVLPALGRDSAIAMLNEHARGLAGATRARVLAEARGNPLAIIEFTAALTDRRHGDDHGWSLPVEPLPVAEQIQDAFRARISELPEPTQRLLVLVAADDTADLTVLLSAAQRLGLTAADLEPAEKAYLLTVSAHTVVFRHPLIRAAAHQGAPRGWQLSAHRALADTLTSDQYADRRAWHLAAAATGPDANAADALDQAALRAGQRGGSAAVAIALDRAAQLSTDPDMRARRQIGAARAAYDVSWLDRAAGLAADAADVSTDASVQAEAAWIRAQVAYERDTPAAAAALMLDGTAPIVGSHPEQAVSILTDAIGCAKDACAHSLIRRAAQLLATVSLPPQSALRPVVDGMLGLGSLFAGDTRSAVTGMRKLVDAARDGHVHGMVERLLAGYLALIVADDQAATDLLDALATDARHQGALGWLPYAQEPLAIAQLLRGRFRDAGTTVAEAMTVSADLGQQTQTLIMNAIPAWLAAVADDAGACRSHAEIILGNEARHPTNAAMATWALGLLDLGRGQFDTATDALDAVCAGPARQDFLVRAVPDHVEAAVRSGQVSRAARHVPALDDWAEHTGQPHAIALARRCHALLATGPGARTHYDAALRLHHETDRPYDHARTALLYGEWLRRQRHRTDARSHLTDALTGFERLGAHGWAARARTELTALGDRPVARQHDRDPAARLTPQELQVVRLAADGLSNRDIAAQLFLSPRTVGHHLYRAYPKLGITKRTELHRLTL is encoded by the coding sequence GTGATCTTCGGGCGATCGGTGCAACAGGCCCGGATCGACAGTCTGCTTGCCGCCGCCCGCAACGGAACCGGCGGTGCACTGGTGATCCGCGGCGAGGCGGGAATCGGCAAGACCGCTCTGGTCGATCACGCCGCTGCGGGCAGTGCCGGCCTGAGGGTGCTGCGCGGGGTGGGGATCGAGTCGGAGGTCGAGGTTCCGTTCGCCGGGCTGCACCTGTTGCTGCACCCGTACCTGGAGCACGTCGACGCGCTCCCGGGGCCGCAGGGCACGGCGTTGCGGGCCGCCTTCGGACTCGTCGGCGCCGGCACCGTCGAGCGGTTCCTGATCGGCGCCGCCACGCTGTCGCTGCTGTCCGAACTGGCCGGTGGCGGGCCTCTGGTGTGCCTGATCGACGACGCGCAGTGGTTCGACCGGGCATCCGCGGACGCGTTGCTGTTCGCCGCCCGGCGGCTGCGGCAGGAACCGGTGGCCATGTTGTTCGCCGTCCGGGACGGGACCGGGCGTTTCCCGGCCGAGGGCATCGACACGGTCGTCCTGCCCGCCCTGGGCCGCGACAGCGCGATCGCCATGCTCAACGAGCACGCGCGTGGCCTGGCAGGCGCGACCAGGGCCCGGGTGCTCGCTGAGGCCAGAGGCAACCCGCTGGCCATCATCGAATTCACCGCGGCGCTCACCGACCGGCGCCACGGCGACGACCACGGCTGGTCCCTGCCCGTCGAGCCGCTCCCGGTCGCCGAACAGATCCAGGACGCCTTCCGGGCCCGCATCAGTGAGCTGCCCGAGCCGACTCAGCGGCTGCTCGTGCTGGTCGCGGCCGATGACACCGCTGACCTCACCGTGCTGTTGAGCGCCGCGCAACGGCTCGGGCTGACCGCCGCGGACCTGGAACCGGCCGAGAAGGCGTACTTGCTCACCGTGTCCGCCCACACGGTCGTGTTCCGGCACCCGCTGATCCGGGCCGCCGCCCACCAAGGCGCGCCGCGCGGCTGGCAACTGTCCGCGCACCGGGCACTGGCCGACACCTTGACCAGCGACCAGTACGCCGACCGTCGCGCCTGGCACCTGGCCGCCGCTGCGACGGGCCCGGACGCGAACGCCGCGGACGCGCTCGACCAGGCCGCCCTGCGCGCGGGGCAGCGGGGCGGGTCGGCTGCTGTCGCGATCGCGCTCGATCGCGCCGCCCAGCTCAGCACCGACCCGGACATGCGGGCACGGCGGCAGATCGGCGCCGCCAGAGCCGCATACGACGTCAGCTGGCTCGACCGGGCCGCCGGACTCGCCGCGGACGCCGCCGACGTCAGCACTGACGCGTCCGTGCAGGCCGAGGCCGCCTGGATCCGGGCGCAGGTGGCCTACGAACGCGACACCCCGGCCGCGGCCGCCGCACTGATGTTGGACGGCACCGCGCCCATCGTCGGTTCCCACCCCGAGCAGGCCGTGTCCATCCTCACCGACGCGATCGGTTGTGCCAAGGACGCCTGTGCGCACTCCCTGATCCGCCGGGCCGCCCAACTACTGGCGACGGTGTCGCTACCACCCCAGTCCGCGTTGCGGCCGGTGGTGGACGGCATGCTCGGGCTGGGCAGCCTGTTCGCGGGCGACACCCGATCGGCCGTCACCGGGATGCGGAAGCTGGTCGACGCCGCCAGGGACGGACACGTCCACGGAATGGTCGAGCGGTTGCTGGCCGGATATCTGGCCCTCATCGTCGCCGACGACCAAGCCGCGACCGACCTGCTCGACGCACTGGCCACCGACGCACGCCACCAGGGCGCACTGGGCTGGCTGCCCTACGCACAAGAACCGCTGGCCATCGCCCAGCTGCTCCGCGGCCGGTTCCGTGACGCCGGGACCACTGTGGCCGAAGCCATGACGGTGTCCGCCGACCTCGGTCAGCAAACCCAAACCCTCATCATGAACGCCATCCCGGCCTGGCTGGCGGCAGTCGCCGACGACGCGGGCGCCTGCCGATCGCACGCCGAGATCATTCTCGGCAACGAGGCAAGGCACCCGACCAACGCCGCCATGGCCACCTGGGCGCTCGGCCTGCTCGATCTCGGCCGCGGCCAGTTCGACACGGCGACCGACGCCCTCGACGCGGTGTGTGCCGGGCCGGCGCGGCAGGACTTCCTCGTCCGGGCCGTCCCGGATCACGTGGAAGCCGCGGTGCGCAGCGGCCAGGTTTCCCGTGCCGCGCGGCATGTGCCCGCCTTGGACGACTGGGCCGAGCACACCGGGCAACCGCACGCGATCGCGCTGGCCCGCCGTTGCCACGCGCTGCTCGCCACCGGCCCCGGTGCCCGAACGCACTACGACGCCGCGTTGCGGCTGCACCACGAGACAGACCGGCCATACGACCACGCCCGAACCGCACTGCTGTACGGCGAATGGCTACGCCGCCAACGCCACCGAACCGACGCACGCAGCCACCTGACCGACGCGCTGACCGGATTCGAACGGCTCGGCGCCCACGGCTGGGCCGCGCGAGCCCGGACCGAACTGACCGCACTCGGCGACCGGCCAGTCGCCAGGCAACACGACCGGGACCCCGCCGCCCGGCTCACCCCACAGGAACTCCAGGTCGTCCGGCTCGCGGCCGACGGGCTCAGCAACCGCGACATCGCCGCCCAGCTGTTCCTCAGCCCCCGCACTGTCGGACACCACCTTTACCGCGCCTACCCCAAGCTCGGCATCACCAAGAGAACCGAACTCCACCGGCTCACCCTGTGA
- a CDS encoding dihydrofolate reductase family protein, whose amino-acid sequence MSEVTPARAGRRVGAEVTVSMDGYSSTGSEDDMSWAMDHISSGQSEIYYEGIWRGVGTAVLGRTNWVGFTSVWPAITNDPSSSARTRDLGNWLATVEKVVFSTTLTQEDLEKSEWTNARVSADVESEVAALRNRPGRDILVLNSASIIRTLLRADLIDDLYLTVVPSTLGSGRRVLPDDYASKWQLASATAFPSSGAVALHYQRPGE is encoded by the coding sequence ATGTCCGAAGTCACCCCCGCTCGGGCGGGCCGCAGGGTCGGCGCCGAGGTCACCGTGTCGATGGACGGATACAGCAGCACCGGATCCGAAGACGACATGAGCTGGGCAATGGACCACATCTCGAGCGGGCAGAGCGAGATCTACTACGAGGGGATCTGGCGGGGTGTGGGTACCGCGGTCCTTGGCAGGACGAACTGGGTGGGTTTCACGTCCGTGTGGCCGGCGATCACGAACGACCCGAGCAGTTCGGCACGCACTCGCGATCTCGGCAACTGGCTGGCGACCGTGGAGAAGGTCGTCTTCTCCACCACTCTGACGCAGGAGGACCTGGAAAAGTCGGAATGGACCAACGCGAGAGTCTCGGCGGACGTCGAATCGGAGGTCGCCGCGCTCAGGAACCGGCCCGGGCGGGACATTCTCGTCCTGAACAGTGCCAGCATCATTCGAACTCTGCTGCGGGCGGACCTGATCGACGACCTCTACCTGACCGTGGTGCCCTCCACTCTGGGCAGCGGGCGCCGGGTGCTCCCCGACGACTACGCGTCGAAGTGGCAACTCGCCAGTGCCACGGCTTTTCCGTCATCCGGGGCGGTCGCACTGCATTACCAGCGCCCCGGCGAGTGA
- a CDS encoding MFS transporter, with protein sequence MLAVLLTGQVMVSMDGSIVSVAAQTIRAGLHASDAEIQLLVSSYLLTTGVLFVTCARIGDVIGYRRAFLAGLGWFTGASLLCGLALDPAMLVLARIAQALGAALLMPQVFSLVHRHWEGAERRRAIGVYSMVLALGVALGQLIGGLVADVDLFGLSWRPVFLINVPIGMIVLSVASRVLPSSRTDEHARLDLAGVALLTVAMTALTLPLILGRDHQWPTWAWITLVCGAVLLGVFVRYESTARQPVFDLAALKPKGVKPGLAACCIVMGCYTVFVLTLTLHLQSELDYTPLQTGLAFVPYALGFGALSLSWNRCPPWLQRAMPIVGPLIFAAGTTLAVLLVRADGAAWGHLPMLLLAGAGHAAGYSPLIAQVTSLVKPRFASAVSAMNSTGPVLAEVIGVAGLGSVYFATSSSADGLLLVVAAVAVLLVIATTCAAVATR encoded by the coding sequence ATGTTGGCTGTCCTGCTCACGGGACAGGTCATGGTCTCCATGGACGGGTCGATCGTGTCCGTGGCTGCGCAGACGATTCGTGCCGGGTTGCACGCGAGCGACGCCGAGATCCAACTGCTCGTGTCGAGTTACCTGCTGACCACCGGCGTGCTGTTCGTCACCTGCGCACGGATCGGTGACGTCATCGGATACCGGCGCGCGTTCCTGGCCGGACTCGGCTGGTTCACCGGTGCCTCACTCCTGTGTGGACTGGCTCTCGACCCGGCCATGCTGGTGCTCGCCCGCATCGCTCAAGCGCTGGGTGCCGCGCTGCTGATGCCGCAGGTGTTCTCACTCGTCCACCGCCACTGGGAAGGCGCCGAACGCCGCAGGGCGATCGGCGTGTACAGCATGGTCCTCGCACTGGGAGTGGCGCTCGGCCAACTGATCGGGGGACTGGTCGCCGACGTCGACCTGTTCGGTCTGTCCTGGCGGCCGGTCTTCCTGATCAACGTCCCGATCGGCATGATCGTGCTGTCGGTCGCTTCGCGTGTGCTGCCGAGCTCGCGTACCGACGAACACGCTCGCCTCGATCTCGCCGGTGTCGCGCTGTTGACCGTAGCCATGACCGCGCTCACCCTCCCGCTCATCCTCGGCCGCGACCACCAGTGGCCCACCTGGGCGTGGATCACGCTCGTGTGCGGAGCGGTGCTGTTGGGCGTCTTCGTCCGATACGAATCCACGGCACGACAACCGGTGTTCGACCTCGCGGCGCTGAAACCGAAAGGAGTCAAGCCAGGGCTCGCGGCATGCTGCATAGTCATGGGTTGCTACACCGTGTTCGTACTCACCCTGACGCTGCACCTGCAGTCCGAACTCGACTACACCCCGCTGCAAACGGGACTCGCTTTCGTGCCGTACGCACTCGGTTTCGGTGCGCTCAGCCTGAGTTGGAACCGTTGTCCACCATGGCTGCAGCGCGCCATGCCCATCGTCGGCCCACTGATCTTCGCCGCGGGGACGACACTGGCCGTGCTCCTCGTCCGGGCGGACGGGGCTGCGTGGGGTCACCTCCCGATGCTGCTGTTGGCCGGCGCCGGACACGCCGCCGGGTACAGTCCCCTGATCGCACAGGTCACCTCGCTGGTGAAACCCCGGTTCGCTTCGGCTGTCTCAGCCATGAACTCCACTGGGCCCGTGCTCGCCGAGGTGATCGGTGTCGCGGGCCTCGGCAGCGTCTACTTCGCCACGTCCTCATCCGCTGACGGTCTGCTCCTGGTCGTCGCAGCAGTCGCGGTACTCCTGGTCATCGCGACCACGTGCGCGGCAGTGGCGACCCGGTGA
- a CDS encoding FAD-dependent oxidoreductase: MASEESMNQDIVVVGGGIIGSAIAYYLARPGPADRVRVLEPDQDYAFSSTPRSASAIRGQFNLGVDVAMSRHGYAFFKRATENPGVGDEEVDIAFEDCPYLTLCAPDGVARLRGAYERQLRNGADGWCWMTDSTWPPRSRATRPARRRHTCPSWRTSHCPSRRASGNPCSVRRPDARRAIPMIAPHRQCPSPAGR, translated from the coding sequence ATGGCGAGCGAGGAGAGCATGAACCAGGACATCGTGGTCGTCGGTGGCGGCATCATCGGCAGCGCGATCGCGTACTACCTCGCGCGGCCCGGGCCTGCGGATCGAGTCAGGGTGCTGGAGCCGGATCAGGACTACGCCTTCTCCTCCACCCCGCGCTCCGCGTCCGCGATCCGGGGGCAGTTCAACCTCGGCGTCGACGTCGCCATGTCCCGCCACGGTTACGCGTTCTTCAAGCGTGCGACCGAGAATCCCGGTGTGGGCGATGAGGAGGTGGACATCGCCTTCGAGGATTGTCCGTACCTGACGCTGTGCGCGCCTGACGGAGTAGCCCGGCTGCGCGGAGCGTACGAACGCCAACTGCGCAACGGTGCAGACGGGTGGTGCTGGATGACGGACAGCACCTGGCCGCCTCGGTCGCGAGCAACGCGTCCGGCGCGCAGGCGGCACACGTGTCCGTCATGGCGAACATCCCACTGCCCATCGAGGCGCGCAAGCGGAAACCCGTGCTCTGTGCGCCGCCCCGACGCCAGGCGGGCGATCCCGATGATCGCACCGCATCGGCAGTGCCCCTCACCGGCAGGACGGTAA
- a CDS encoding winged helix-turn-helix transcriptional regulator, protein MLGRTYDGQNCSVARALEVVGERWSLLIIRNAVFAGSTRFTQFQRQLRVAPNILSNRLARFVEAGLMRTRPVAGDSDLHEYVLTPQGLDLQPVIVALAEWGDRWAAPQGPPVIFVHDDCGGTVHSYLNCERCHAEPNPPEVTTRPGPGANKASGKPARR, encoded by the coding sequence ATGCTGGGCCGAACCTACGACGGGCAGAATTGCTCGGTCGCACGTGCACTGGAAGTGGTCGGCGAACGCTGGAGCCTGCTGATCATCCGCAACGCCGTGTTCGCCGGGTCGACCCGGTTCACCCAGTTCCAGCGGCAACTCCGCGTCGCTCCCAACATCCTGTCCAACCGGCTGGCCAGATTCGTCGAGGCGGGGCTGATGCGAACCCGGCCCGTCGCGGGCGACAGTGACTTGCACGAATATGTTCTCACGCCCCAAGGCCTTGACCTGCAACCCGTGATCGTAGCGCTCGCTGAGTGGGGTGACCGGTGGGCCGCACCCCAAGGACCACCGGTCATCTTCGTACACGACGACTGCGGCGGCACGGTCCACTCATATCTGAACTGCGAACGCTGCCACGCCGAACCGAACCCGCCCGAGGTCACGACCCGGCCGGGCCCGGGTGCGAACAAGGCCTCCGGTAAGCCAGCCAGGCGTTGA
- a CDS encoding CocE/NonD family hydrolase, giving the protein MVQVRDGVSQPTFSYADAIRETVYVEAPVDGDRDGRNDRVVADVIRPAQTAQGMKVPVIFQASPYFGPDLTAGARSDDPRKRYQAASLDGEYKDFDDDGIPTRFPEYYDNYFVPRGYAVVQVDSPGTRYSEGCTTVDGKPEVQAVKAVLDWLDDRGKATNKAGQPVSADWDNGRVGWVGRSHRGIFGNLVSTMDVPNLKTVVPVAAFGSWYPYMRNQGLPRFQDYARWSAVSDGNTSRLGATRCAGVHNELATASDDTYGTYNAFWQERDYLPAAGKVKASVYMVHGLNDWNVTTDLALDWWKALEAANVPRKLMLTQQAHVDPIDAHRERWLPQIHRWMDYWLLGVRNGIMDEPQVQLERSANQWEAHAAWPATNSAPRTLWFGPTLSENRNTGSGVSQFAEKYSQLQRDMVNPDTSSFNRVLYTGQPLTAATRVSGVAEVTLRAKASVSGTPLTALLVDYGTDARTVTDEDDYLSGLVAASGKDCIGQGSPTDTGCYSRHAQDVQTRPYEIVTKVQIDTENRRTLEFDEPIQPEKFYTYKLRLKPEDYVFKPGHRIGVVIAGTNCTGTEVPGTNWCANEPGPGQEPWGRTLVEIDNTNSSITLPIVAS; this is encoded by the coding sequence GTGGTTCAGGTTCGTGACGGGGTCAGCCAGCCCACCTTCTCGTACGCGGACGCCATCCGGGAAACTGTGTACGTCGAGGCGCCGGTCGACGGGGATCGGGACGGGCGCAACGACCGGGTCGTCGCCGACGTCATCCGCCCCGCGCAAACAGCTCAGGGGATGAAGGTTCCGGTCATCTTCCAGGCCAGCCCGTATTTCGGCCCGGACCTCACAGCGGGGGCGCGGTCCGACGACCCGAGGAAACGTTACCAGGCGGCATCGCTGGACGGTGAGTACAAGGACTTCGATGACGACGGGATTCCGACCCGGTTCCCGGAGTACTACGACAACTACTTCGTGCCACGGGGTTACGCGGTGGTGCAAGTGGACAGTCCCGGCACCCGATATTCCGAGGGGTGTACCACCGTGGACGGGAAGCCCGAGGTGCAGGCGGTGAAAGCCGTCCTGGACTGGCTGGACGACCGCGGCAAGGCGACGAACAAAGCGGGCCAGCCGGTCAGTGCCGACTGGGACAACGGCCGGGTCGGCTGGGTGGGTCGGTCGCACCGCGGCATCTTCGGCAACCTCGTGTCCACTATGGATGTGCCGAACCTCAAGACCGTGGTGCCGGTCGCGGCGTTCGGCAGCTGGTATCCGTACATGCGAAACCAGGGGCTGCCGCGCTTCCAGGACTACGCCCGGTGGAGCGCGGTCTCGGACGGGAACACGTCCAGGCTGGGTGCGACGCGGTGCGCGGGTGTCCACAACGAACTCGCGACCGCCAGTGACGACACCTACGGCACGTACAACGCGTTCTGGCAGGAGCGCGACTACTTGCCTGCGGCCGGCAAGGTCAAGGCCAGTGTCTACATGGTGCACGGCCTCAACGACTGGAACGTCACCACCGACCTGGCCCTCGACTGGTGGAAAGCGCTGGAGGCGGCGAACGTCCCGCGCAAGTTGATGCTCACGCAACAGGCGCACGTCGATCCGATCGACGCGCACCGCGAGCGGTGGCTGCCCCAGATCCACCGGTGGATGGACTACTGGCTGCTTGGCGTGCGCAACGGAATCATGGACGAACCTCAGGTCCAGCTGGAACGGTCGGCCAACCAGTGGGAGGCCCATGCCGCGTGGCCGGCCACGAACTCCGCCCCGCGCACCCTCTGGTTCGGGCCCACCCTGTCGGAGAACAGGAACACCGGCAGCGGCGTTTCCCAGTTCGCCGAGAAGTACTCACAGCTTCAACGTGACATGGTGAACCCGGACACCTCGTCCTTCAACCGAGTGCTGTACACCGGCCAACCGCTGACGGCGGCGACGCGAGTCAGCGGGGTAGCGGAGGTCACCCTCCGAGCCAAGGCAAGCGTGTCCGGCACGCCACTGACGGCCCTGCTGGTCGACTACGGCACCGACGCGCGCACAGTCACCGACGAGGACGACTACCTGTCCGGCTTGGTGGCAGCGTCCGGTAAGGACTGCATCGGCCAAGGCAGCCCGACGGACACCGGGTGCTACAGCAGGCACGCGCAGGACGTGCAGACCCGGCCGTACGAAATCGTCACCAAGGTCCAGATCGACACCGAGAACCGCCGAACCCTGGAGTTCGACGAGCCGATCCAGCCGGAGAAGTTCTACACGTACAAACTCAGGCTCAAGCCCGAGGACTACGTGTTCAAGCCTGGTCATCGGATCGGCGTGGTGATCGCCGGAACCAACTGCACCGGCACCGAG